GCTCCGCCGTGGTCTGCCCGGGCCTCCCGGCCCGCTCGACAGATCGACCTGTCGCGAGACCGACGTGCTCAGTTCGGTCCACCCCGCAAGGCCGTCGTCGACGACGAATCGTCTGGTACCTTCACTGAGCGAGCTCTCCTGGGATTTCACTGGTGAAGAGGAGAAATCTTTTCGGCTGCCCACACCCTGCCTGTCGGCAGCcacagttcggagctcgtcagCGTCACCCTGCCGTTGTCTCAGCTGATACGCGTGCCCTCAGGGAGTCAGGGCTCAGGCCTCAGAAGAGGAACACGGGAAGGAAAAAACGCGTGCTCAGAACCTGCTGCGTCCGGTCTAGCTACCACCACAGTGCACGGGATCTGCGAGACATCCCCATCAGTGAGAAAGCTGGGGGAGATCGTCGGATCGGGCCTCGTTGTCCCGCgcccaccacggccgccgccgaccGGATCGCCGGCGTCCGTCGAACAGGTCGCGGGGAATGAAGGGCACGTgtcgcgcggcggcggggggtggCTCCACTTCGGCCCCACGGCGGCAAGATTTGGTGTGGCCTCCGGCGGATTCAGAGCGCCCAGGTGCACGCCTCCTGGCGCCGAAGACCGCGGACTGGCCGATGCCACCGGGTCGGCATCGTCACGcactcacgcgcgcgcgggcgcccaCCAGCCGTCCTACTCCGCCGGCCCGATCCTACCAAAACCTCCCTCTCCAACAAAGCTGGCATCTTCCGTCGATCGGTGATTGGTTTCTCTTTACTCCATCATTGGGTGCTTATCGCTTTTCTCCTTCTTCGGCGACGTTGTTTTCCGCCATGGATTCGGTTCCGGCCAGCACAGACATGCTCCGTATCCTGTGTGGTGTGCAGTCGGAAAGGGAAATTGTTGGCCAGGGTGCATGAACCTAGCCTCCTTCCTTGAGCACTTGACCATCGACCACCATGCATGACCCTGTGTGTGCTGCAACATGCTAGCATCGCGTGTGGGAGCCCACAGTGACCAGTGTTTTTGTTTCGCGAACAGGTGCGCCTGCTATATCCTCTTGGGAATCGGGATGGGGTGCGCGGCGAGGACTCTGGAGAGGACGACGACCCGGCACCTGCTGAAAGCGCACGCCTGCGTGTTTGATCTCTCGTGACAGGAAGCCCTGTCAACCAAATCAGGACTCAACCCTGCCCAGGACATGCCGGTCTCGGGCTCGGCCTATCCAGCCGGCGACGTGGACGCGACGCCAGACGCTTGCCGGCGAGCTAGCTCTGGGCAACCCGGGAGAGCGATCGCTCGCGCGCGTCAGATCGGGGCCTGCCGGCCTCCGGACAGGGACAGCGGCGTCCCTGACGGGACCCCTGCTGCTCGCCGCACGGCACGCGTGCGCTCCACGACCCGATCGCCACCCAGAACGGCCGGCCGGATCGGAGGCCAGTCCGGTGAGCCGGCAAGCTAGCGCGCGAGCCAGCGACGACGACGGGACGATCTGTGTCACGGCACGGCACACATGGCAGTCCTGACACATGGGGCGCGGAGCCCCACGTTTACGTAGAGCCAAAATCGCGGCGAGATACGCACAGGGGTGAAACCCGCGGGAGAGAGGGGGAGTAACGTGACGACGTCGCGTCGGAACGTGCCCggccgggcgggcgggcggcgccaTCCCCGTGCACAGGGCCCGGCCGAGTGACACCTGAGCGAGAGATACGGGCGCGCGGGGAGGGGTATGGAGGAAGACACCAAAGCTCCCTGTCCCCTCGCGTTATCGCCGGCCTCGGAGcggcgcccgccggccgccgctgtcgCTCCCGTCAGAGCGCGAGGCCGACCCCGGGGCGGTCTGTGGCGGGACACGCGCGCGCGGGTGACGGGACCGTGTACCGAACCCGGTCGGCCGGCCGCGGCGTCGCCGTGTACGTGGGCGCTTGTacgcccgccgccgcgagcGGTGGGCCGCGGCTGTGGTCTCGCCGCTGTGGGCCGAGGTAGACGTGTACACGTTACGCTGGCCGCGGAACGCTTCTGACACCTCTCGCTGCTTGTGGACATGAGGACGGCGAGTGAACCGGCAGGGGCGGAGCCGTGCCGACGGCCACATGGGAGGCGGGGGTGGGCCGGCGGCGAGATGGCGCCGGGCGTTTTGGGCGGCTGGCTAGCTcgtagggcggcggccggcaggcCTGGCCCGCCCAACTGACGATCGGAGGGATCGCGACGCGGGTCAGGGCGGTTGGACGGGGGGCGCTCTCTTCTGTGGGTCGTGATCAGGTCGTTGGATGGGGACTGAATGGGAAGGGAACGTGGTCGCGTGCCCGACGGTTAGTTGCTGCAGGCCACCAACGGTGTACCGACCATTAGGGTACTGTAGCTTCTGGCTCTTGACCCTTCATGTCCGTGTGCACCCATGGTTTCGAGTTTCGACTGTCTCCGGCCATGCACCAATTGGTGGACGACTGTTGCTTTTTTTTAAAACAAAAAATGCCTTTCAAAAACCAATTGGTGGACTGTGAACACTGAAGAGCTCCGCAGTAATCTCACTGTCCTGATCTTAGCTTGTGCATGCTAATTGTAAGAATTCTTCAGAGAGATCTGTTTTTTTCCTTTGTTTTTTACAATGAGCCAATGACGCGACGATTTtctcatggtggagcatgcagATGTGTGCATTTTAGCTAGAACCAAGTGTTTCCGGGCAGGTTGTGCGTGTTACAAGCTGCAGCTCGTGAAGGGATGCCGTACGTGTGGCTAGTAACTCCCTGCTGTGTTGAGCCTGTAACGGTACTCCCAGCTTGCTGGATTTTAAAAAAAACATAAAAAAGTGTTAATGATATACACGAAATGGCCCGAAGTCTTTGGAGCCaaggtctctctctctctctctctctctctctctctctctctctctctctcggcaTTAGTAAGCGGCCCACCCTCACTTGCAAGCTCCTCAGACCACGGGCTTTTGCGGAAGCGGCTCAGGCTCAGCCTGTGGGGGGGATTCACAGCGGGCCGAAAAGACGCAGTGAGCCGAACTCCACCATCGAAAAcaggccaacggcccaacacaCCCATAGCCCGCAGCCCAGGATGTGTATACTCCGGAAAAGGGGTGAAAAGTTGGCCTGGCCAGCCATGCCAAACTAACTCTAATGCAGCACGGGCTTTAGCAGAAGCTCCTCCGCCTCAACGAGGGCCGGAAAGATGCAGCGAGCCGAACTCCACCATCGAAAcaggccaacggcccaacatgCTCATAGCCTGCGGGCCAGGATGTATTGCTCTGGGAAAGCAAGGGAAAAAAGGTCGGCCTGGCCATGCCAAACCGCCATGCTGCCTGCACCAGGAGCCGGCGGAATCTCTCGGATCTCCTCGACCGCCGGCGCCACCTCCGCCCCTTCCACTGCCCCGCTCCCCGGCCGTTCTCGTAGCCCCTGCCGGGACCGCGGCCTCCTCCACGACTATGACTGTTCCGATAGGTCATCCGGTTCCAGCGGATCGGAGCGTTCCGGGAGGGATAGGAGGCACCGGCGCcgccggcagagcggcggccgaAGCAGAAGCAAGGGacaccgccgccatcgccgtcgGTCGCGTGATACGGAGGCGTAATCGCCAATCGGAGAGCAACGGCGGCGATGACTCGGGGACATCCTACGAGGCGGAGGATTCCAGGGATGATAGGAAGAAGAGCAATAGATCAAAAAGCTGCTGCTCCCCGAGTCATCGTCGCTGTGGCACAATGGGTAAACCAGAAACCTGCTATAGTGCTATACCAACGCTGCCCTGAACCTGAGCACTGTTTAGCTTCAACCTGATGAGCAGGAGTTGCAGCACTTGGTGTGGGTTGAGCGTACGTGCAATTGCCAAAACCGGGGCGAACCTGAACAGCAGAGGAGGTCAGAGAACGCAAAGCGTGATCTTGCGGTCATCACCCACCCTTCCTTGGCCCTGACAGACCGTAGATCTCGCGTTTGCTGGCTTCGTTCGGACCTGGACGCCCTCCAATTGGCAAGGTGACGACAGGTTCATGTGTCAGGGAGGCTTGGTGCCGGCACCCCCGATCGCTCGCTTGCCCATCCTCCGGTCCCTGGTTAAGCTGTCGCTTTGGACCATCCCTCTCTGCATGGCCACTCAGACGACGCCCGCCACCACACCACACGGCCACACCACAGCAGGAGCAGCACCGGTGATGATGGCTTCTCGCTCAACGTCAGGATCGGAGCTCTCATGCATTTTTCTCGTCTACAGTTATGACGCTCCTGTTTTTCAGTCTAGCAACCGTCGTGTTCGGAATATTGAATCCCAGATCGGTACAGGAAGGTCCGGGGGGCCCAGTTCGTCGGCGGCCACGATCCGCAGGACACGTCGTCGCCAGGCGTCCGTGTCTACTACGTACGTGGTGTAGACCGCAGCAGTAACGTGCTAGCTTCGAGAGGTGCATGCACTGCATTTGATAAGAGCGGCGCACCAGCAGTAACGGTGGAGTACGGTGTGCCCCTCCCTCCTCTACGGGGCGGTGCGCGTCGCGTATTCAATGGCGCGACGTGCACGCGCGACCTGACCGAGGCTGACGCACCCAGCATATACGCGGCTGTGATTCTGACCGATGCGAGGAGTAGCGGATGGGAAGGCCGTGAACCACCGCgcgcgaggcgcggcgcgggtccccgccggccggcggcggcggcgccccccgTGCGACCTGCCTTCCCGCCCTTGCCGGCTCGCGCACGCAACAGCTAGCGCCGTGGTCGCCGCGCCGCACCCGACGGcgggcggccgccggcgtgcgggGCCCTGCCTGACCAACCCGACCGCGGTATTGAAGCGGCCCTTCATTGGTTACCAAACACCGCAAATTGCATCGTCGACTTGTCGCTCGGGTTACACGCACGCACGTGCCGCCAAAATACGCGGGCATTTCCAGCGTCCTTGGGCCTGAGCTTTCTCGTCCACCCTACCGGTTTTACAGGTGATCGATCCTGCAACCAGATCGACAAGGTCCAGACCGGTGTCGGATCGAGCGATCGACCGAGCCGGCGGAGGCGCCGACCGATCCCCCAGCCCCGTCGGCACCTGTCACCGGTGGTCACCGCCGCGGTGTCAAGCCTGCAGCGGAAACGGACGATCCCCACCTGTCGCCAGCCGGCGTTACACCTCGCCACGCGTACGGCGTAGCACTACGAAGCAGCTATCGGCCAACGGCTGGTTGGTGGCTGGCTGGCCGGTGACCGGTGAGCCACCGTCCGGCGCCGGCTCCCTGCGCCCCGGCGAGCAAGGTCAGCCGCCCGCCTACCACCGCTCAAGCTGACCGAGACTCCAACCAGTGCCTGCTTGGTGCTCGGAGGCTTTCACTGCTGACGAAGCGGGGGAAAAAGCACACGGCGCAATGACTGCGGTGGGCGGTAGGCCAGGTAAGCGCCGCGTGAACCCGCAGTTATTACTGGGGCTAGCCCAGGCCACCACGTTGGCGCCGGCCTCGAGATCCCCCATCCCCCGCTGCGGCTTCTGCCGGTGGTGTCTCGTGGCGTGGCGGCGTGGCCaccgcgcgcgggggcgggcggggcgATCCGTGGATGGGTGGACATCGGATTCATTCCCCTCCCACCTCGCCTCTGCTATTAAACGCCACCACCCCGGCACCCGCCATTTTTAATACCCGCGCGCGCCTCTCGCTGCACCGTGCCGTGCCGTGCTGTCTCCCTCCGGCTCTCGGCGCTGCGGCGGCTGCAGCTCGCGCGGTCCCTGTGGGAGGGGACGAGAGATGCGGGTTGGTgatggcggcggaggagagGGGGCGGTGGCGAgggggaggcgcggggccgtggaggaggaggaggaggttgaGGGGGAGGCAAGCGGGTGCTCGGCGTCGGCGAGCTCGACGAGCCGCGGGAGCAGCGCGCGCCGGTCGTCCGGCGGCGACTCGGTCAGTCATCCTCTCCTTCCTGCGTTCGTTGCGGCGTTGCCGCGTTGCTTGCCCTTGGCCTCGCGTTCGTTGATGTTACCTGTGTAGCCACTGCTGTTCCACGCACTCTGCCTGCCATGGTGGAAGTGCCAAACTTTTGATGGAGATGAGGAAGCGGGCGGCGCGCTTGAGATTATCCTTGTCTCCATTCCCTTGAGCATTTCCTGAACCATGAGAGAGATGACGAACCAGGCATGATCAGAGAGCATAAACGCGTCGCTTCTCTCTGTCTTTTCCCCTCTGTTCTCGACTCCTGGTATCCGAGGCGGGATCGATGTTGGGTGACTACTGATTAGTGCAGTATTTTTTTAATGCAACTGGCGTCACACTGATCTAGGTAGTCAACGAGACAGTACACCTAGAGATGCCAATGTCGATGCTAGAGACAAGAAGCAACAGGGTTAGATGATACTGTCCAGCTATACACTCTGTAGCAGACACAGTAGGAGCTCTGAGGGTAAACCCCACTGGGACAAACAAATGGGGCCCTAAACCTTGGATGCTGGAATTCCCACTGCGTTGCTCTTTCCCTGGATCGATTGCTTCTTTGCAAATTGCGACTTTTTTTTTATCCAGATGCAAATTGCGACTCGTTGGGCTACGCGGTGTTGCTTCATCTAACAGAACTGTTGGTGGCTTGGTGCAGCCTTTAACAAGGTTCGTGCGCCGGGGCGGTCGACTGGGGACGGATCCGGAGCCTGACGAGAGGCtcacttcctcctcctcctacggTGAGCACGCAGAATGTGGTCAACAGCTCGTTTCGTGTGCAGTTGTACTCTTACACTGCTTCATCGTCTTGCTTGTACACTTTAATGGCACGCAGAGTATTTGTTTGTTAACACACGACTTTGCAGCCATTAACGTGTGATGGACTTTTGCCTTCTGAAGCTTCTGCAGGTTCCACGGAACCACAAGAGGATGATGATGAAGGGGCATTACAGGGGGCCAAGGACAACAGGTGGGTACGAGCACGGCTCCAAGAGCACGCCAAGAATGCAGTCCCCCGTCCTACCAGAGGTAATATTCTTGAACCTGGTGATGGTCCATTGGTGGTTCATGAGTATTAATAAATTATGCTCATATCCTGTTTGATAGAATGCCAAGACCAGCGGCATCGGTTGGGGGCGGTTCTTTTCCAAGGTAGGAAGGACCGAGCACAGCGACCTGCCTCAGTTGATTTTGGCAGCCCTGGTGTTGCCAAATCCTCGACGCATTCTCCAGGGTTCCCTGCCAACGGTGTCGGGGTGATCAACAAGGGGTTGGGCGCGTCATATTCATCATATAACAGGCCAGATGTGTTATCTAGTCCAGGGACACCGAGCTACCATCGGCGTGGGACGACAGTTGTTGGGTATCAGAAGGGTTCAAATTCTGAAAGAGTGATCCCGCCTTCAACCGGTCATAGAAGGCATCCAGCAAGCAGCACGGTGCTACCTTATAGCAGTGGGAGGACACTGCCATCAAAATGGGAGGACGCAGAACGGTGGATCTTCAGTCCGAACCCCGGCAATGCACTTGGTAGGTCAATCCCACAACTCTGGAGGCCGAAGTCCAAAAGTGGACCTCTTGGACCTGCTGGCAGATTTGGTGGACCATActcatcttcttcatcatcggcTCTGTTCCTTGAGAGTGGTAGAGTTGGAAATCTCACTGTGAACTCACCTTACTTGGCTGGAGTTTTGCTACCTGAGCATGTTTGTGGTGGCATTATGGACACTAGAAGGGATCTGGGTGCAGCATCGGGTGAGGATAGCAGCAATGGACG
The Panicum hallii strain FIL2 chromosome 6, PHallii_v3.1, whole genome shotgun sequence genome window above contains:
- the LOC112898452 gene encoding uncharacterized protein LOC112898452 isoform X1, which produces MRVGDGGGGEGAVARGRRGAVEEEEEVEGEASGCSASASSTSRGSSARRSSGGDSPLTRFVRRGGRLGTDPEPDERLTSSSSYASAGSTEPQEDDDEGALQGAKDNRWVRARLQEHAKNAVPRPTRECQDQRHRLGAVLFQGRKDRAQRPASVDFGSPGVAKSSTHSPGFPANGVGVINKGLGASYSSYNRPDVLSSPGTPSYHRRGTTVVGYQKGSNSERVIPPSTGHRRHPASSTVLPYSSGRTLPSKWEDAERWIFSPNPGNALGRSIPQLWRPKSKSGPLGPAGRFGGPYSSSSSSALFLESGRVGNLTVNSPYLAGVLLPEHVCGGIMDTRRDLGAASGEDSSNGRGGRFGQTNGLYPAMRSTTVSQQFGSATESFQSLPTSYESIHDERIESIKDTATSSTPTILRKDVATQTSPDISRSSSPSMRTSFSRSLSVQQVKELESCFSKLEIKDVQVDDRVTLTRWSKKHVTRDADKNATNIIEWKKKTVESKSSAWEVMGAAKCISKIEGEEAKMTAWENMQKANAEAAIQKLVIKLEKKRPYSLERIFNTLRSGPRKMQVVRSTSTANHDQHMSRSIKTAPHLSKNGQMSSLSGCFTCHAF
- the LOC112898452 gene encoding uncharacterized protein LOC112898452 isoform X2, with the translated sequence MRVGDGGGGEGAVARGRRGAVEEEEEVEGEASGCSASASSTSRGSSARRSSGGDSPLTRFVRRGGRLGTDPEPDERLTSSSSYGSTEPQEDDDEGALQGAKDNRWVRARLQEHAKNAVPRPTRECQDQRHRLGAVLFQGRKDRAQRPASVDFGSPGVAKSSTHSPGFPANGVGVINKGLGASYSSYNRPDVLSSPGTPSYHRRGTTVVGYQKGSNSERVIPPSTGHRRHPASSTVLPYSSGRTLPSKWEDAERWIFSPNPGNALGRSIPQLWRPKSKSGPLGPAGRFGGPYSSSSSSALFLESGRVGNLTVNSPYLAGVLLPEHVCGGIMDTRRDLGAASGEDSSNGRGGRFGQTNGLYPAMRSTTVSQQFGSATESFQSLPTSYESIHDERIESIKDTATSSTPTILRKDVATQTSPDISRSSSPSMRTSFSRSLSVQQVKELESCFSKLEIKDVQVDDRVTLTRWSKKHVTRDADKNATNIIEWKKKTVESKSSAWEVMGAAKCISKIEGEEAKMTAWENMQKANAEAAIQKLVIKLEKKRPYSLERIFNTLRSGPRKMQVVRSTSTANHDQHMSRSIKTAPHLSKNGQMSSLSGCFTCHAF